A region of Dermochelys coriacea isolate rDerCor1 chromosome 1, rDerCor1.pri.v4, whole genome shotgun sequence DNA encodes the following proteins:
- the SSPN gene encoding sarcospan isoform X3, translating to MVALVGMVMLCVSYQPEEKTCFQFAIKLMYFLLSTLSLITCVLAVAFVAHHYSQITQFTCDAVLNSCQCKLDTSDPFSRTFIYHDVSDCTSVTGTFNLYLLLQMVLNLITAIVCLLACFVIWKHRYQVFYVGVRLHSLTGTEIQQQKV from the exons ATGGTGGCCTTAGTGGGAATGGTGATGCTTTGTGTTTCATATCAGCCTGAGGAGAAGACATGTTTCCAGTTTGCCATAAAG cTGATGTACTTTCTACTGAGCACCCTGAGTCTGATTACCTGTGTTCTGGCAGTGGCTTTTGTTGCACATCATTATTCACAGATTACACAGTTTACCTGTGATGCCGTCCTCAACTCTTGCCAGTGCAAACTGGACACTTCAGATCCCTTCAGTAGGACCTTCATTTACCATGATGTATCTGACTGTACCAGTGTCACTGGCACTTTCAATCTGTATCTGCTACTGCAGATGGTTCTTAATCTGATCACAGCCATTGTGTGTTTGTTAGCATGCTTTGTGATATGGAAACACAGATATCAGGTCTTTTATGTGGGCGTTCGGTTACACTCATTAACTGGTACTGAAATCCAGCAGCAGAAAGTATAG
- the SSPN gene encoding sarcospan isoform X2, with amino-acid sequence MEMSKRNHCKGVFMVALVGMVMLCVSYQPEEKTCFQFAIKLMYFLLSTLSLITCVLAVAFVAHHYSQITQFTCDAVLNSCQCKLDTSDPFSRTFIYHDVSDCTSVTGTFNLYLLLQMVLNLITAIVCLLACFVIWKHRYQVFYVGVRLHSLTGTEIQQQKV; translated from the exons GTCTTTATGGTGGCCTTAGTGGGAATGGTGATGCTTTGTGTTTCATATCAGCCTGAGGAGAAGACATGTTTCCAGTTTGCCATAAAG cTGATGTACTTTCTACTGAGCACCCTGAGTCTGATTACCTGTGTTCTGGCAGTGGCTTTTGTTGCACATCATTATTCACAGATTACACAGTTTACCTGTGATGCCGTCCTCAACTCTTGCCAGTGCAAACTGGACACTTCAGATCCCTTCAGTAGGACCTTCATTTACCATGATGTATCTGACTGTACCAGTGTCACTGGCACTTTCAATCTGTATCTGCTACTGCAGATGGTTCTTAATCTGATCACAGCCATTGTGTGTTTGTTAGCATGCTTTGTGATATGGAAACACAGATATCAGGTCTTTTATGTGGGCGTTCGGTTACACTCATTAACTGGTACTGAAATCCAGCAGCAGAAAGTATAG